The Anabaena sp. WA102 genome contains a region encoding:
- a CDS encoding family 10 glycosylhydrolase produces the protein MNKKTVGFVILNINLFLFNIWGVLPVKAINDSPVFSVVNSQNNPEEWQRISNRLQKLNVKYCVIPLSQVKDKTDWGKPSVLFLPNVEVLTTEQAIALDQWVSQGGYLIASGPVGNLSTPGVRQLLRKLLGGYWGFSFNTIENLQPTNTNIPDWINQKELFGAIRGGVIIPNNSTSQTPVSWDSQDHPPAILTTEKSTLLGWYWGKDTSVGLDIAWLKASLNRYLRLPVNSKSKLTNPASNCQPTIATEPTQPQILEKLPIVSESPPPKKIPKKPIATSKLKPTKKIFKKSTLTSQSKPLKKTTINSHVKPAKKIAKKTTVISRLKPATKITVTSQLQPNPKNTGSLVVSKITNENFIDPINQLEENVRLDVIPNSNQPIDQKEGIALQKELENLIGRLESTHIAALAYNSAKNINNSGTNSPLEKAESIKTASSHPETSASNLAETLVQARETVKSIPLLIQQKNYVTVRQKWLQAKANLWQQFPVNQRLAQPEIRAMWLDRGTIVKAGNEVELAKIFDKLAKAGINTIFLETVNASYPIYPSQVAPQQNPLIRDWDPLESAVKLAHARGMELHAWVWVFAAGNNRHNEIINVSPDYLGPVLAANPDWANYDNRGNIIPIGQTKPFLDPANPQVREYLTKLYTEIVTRYQVDGIHLDYIRYPFQDSLVGRSYGYGKAAREQFKQQTGIDPLDISPSQRDLWQQWTAFRTQKVDSFVAELSQTLRQKRNTLILSVAVFPLPEYERVEKIQQHWEVWARRGDIDLIVPMTYALDTPRFQGLAQPWITSTKLGATLLVPGIRLKSLPTMGAFDQLQLLRDLPVNGYALFAAENFHPELEQIFNSTQGIKNEPIPQRQPFRTAAFRYAALQREWRVVEKNSQLHKSAITNAEFEKLDQELKDALNQLASVPSALNLITARKALNQVQLQFSQIPGKNQANLYQVKVWENRLLAIERLIRFGERRLNMRQRNGI, from the coding sequence GAATAATCCTGAAGAATGGCAAAGAATTAGCAACCGCTTACAGAAGCTAAATGTGAAATATTGTGTGATTCCGCTGAGTCAAGTTAAAGATAAGACTGATTGGGGTAAACCATCGGTATTATTTTTGCCCAATGTAGAGGTATTGACAACGGAACAGGCGATCGCCTTAGATCAATGGGTAAGTCAAGGTGGATATTTAATAGCTAGTGGACCAGTGGGTAATTTATCCACACCAGGAGTTCGTCAATTATTACGAAAACTTCTAGGAGGTTATTGGGGATTTAGCTTCAACACCATTGAAAATTTGCAACCCACAAATACGAATATTCCTGATTGGATAAATCAAAAAGAATTATTTGGTGCAATTCGAGGTGGTGTGATTATTCCTAATAATTCTACTAGTCAAACTCCTGTAAGTTGGGACTCCCAAGATCATCCACCAGCAATATTAACAACTGAAAAATCTACCTTATTAGGTTGGTATTGGGGAAAAGATACATCTGTAGGATTAGACATTGCTTGGTTAAAAGCATCCTTAAATCGTTATTTAAGATTACCAGTTAATAGCAAAAGTAAACTTACAAATCCTGCTTCAAACTGTCAGCCAACAATAGCTACTGAACCCACGCAACCGCAAATTCTAGAAAAATTACCGATTGTTTCCGAATCCCCACCTCCTAAAAAAATTCCCAAAAAACCCATTGCTACCTCCAAGTTAAAACCCACCAAAAAAATCTTCAAAAAAAGCACCCTTACCTCCCAATCCAAACCTCTTAAAAAAACCACTATTAATTCTCATGTAAAACCTGCTAAAAAGATTGCTAAAAAAACCACAGTTATTTCCCGGCTAAAACCTGCTACAAAAATAACTGTTACTTCCCAATTACAACCAAATCCAAAAAATACAGGATCATTAGTAGTTTCTAAAATTACTAATGAAAATTTTATTGATCCAATTAATCAACTAGAAGAAAATGTCCGCTTAGATGTTATACCTAATTCTAATCAGCCGATTGATCAAAAAGAAGGTATAGCCCTGCAAAAAGAATTAGAAAATCTGATTGGTAGATTAGAAAGTACCCATATAGCAGCATTAGCTTATAATTCTGCCAAAAATATCAACAATAGTGGCACTAATTCCCCACTGGAAAAAGCAGAATCAATCAAAACAGCATCTTCCCACCCAGAAACATCAGCATCAAACTTAGCAGAAACATTAGTACAAGCGAGAGAAACAGTTAAAAGTATCCCCTTATTAATTCAACAAAAAAACTATGTAACAGTTAGACAGAAATGGTTACAAGCTAAAGCAAATCTATGGCAGCAATTTCCCGTCAATCAACGATTAGCACAACCAGAAATTCGGGCAATGTGGTTAGATAGAGGCACTATTGTCAAAGCCGGCAATGAAGTCGAATTAGCCAAAATTTTTGATAAACTAGCAAAAGCCGGAATTAATACCATTTTTTTGGAAACCGTCAATGCCAGTTATCCCATTTATCCTAGTCAGGTAGCACCTCAACAAAACCCCCTGATTCGTGACTGGGACCCCCTAGAGAGTGCGGTGAAACTAGCTCATGCACGGGGAATGGAATTGCACGCTTGGGTGTGGGTATTCGCCGCTGGAAATAACCGTCATAATGAAATTATTAATGTTAGTCCTGATTATTTGGGACCAGTATTAGCCGCAAATCCCGATTGGGCTAATTATGACAATCGAGGTAATATTATTCCCATTGGTCAAACTAAACCTTTTTTAGATCCAGCTAATCCCCAGGTAAGAGAATATTTAACTAAATTATATACCGAAATTGTTACTCGCTATCAAGTAGATGGTATTCATTTGGATTATATTCGTTATCCTTTTCAAGACTCTCTTGTTGGTCGTAGCTATGGTTATGGTAAAGCTGCAAGGGAGCAATTTAAACAGCAGACTGGTATTGACCCCTTGGATATTTCTCCCAGTCAACGGGATTTGTGGCAACAATGGACAGCATTCCGCACCCAAAAGGTGGATAGCTTTGTGGCTGAATTATCACAGACCTTGCGACAAAAACGAAACACCCTGATTTTGTCAGTAGCTGTTTTTCCCTTACCAGAATATGAACGCGTAGAAAAAATTCAGCAACATTGGGAAGTATGGGCAAGAAGAGGAGATATAGATTTAATTGTGCCGATGACCTATGCTTTGGATACACCTCGGTTTCAAGGATTAGCTCAACCGTGGATTACTTCTACAAAATTAGGTGCTACCCTATTAGTTCCAGGAATCCGTCTGAAGTCATTACCAACTATGGGTGCATTTGATCAATTGCAACTTTTGCGAGACTTGCCAGTGAACGGTTATGCGTTGTTTGCAGCGGAAAATTTTCATCCTGAACTAGAACAAATATTTAATAGTACCCAAGGAATTAAAAACGAACCGATACCCCAGCGTCAACCTTTTCGCACGGCGGCGTTTCGTTATGCAGCTTTGCAGAGAGAATGGCGCGTGGTGGAAAAAAATAGTCAGTTACATAAGTCTGCAATCACCAATGCTGAGTTTGAGAAATTAGATCAGGAGTTAAAAGATGCGTTGAATCAACTGGCATCTGTACCGTCTGCTCTTAATTTAATTACAGCCAGAAAAGCCCTCAACCAGGTTCAATTGCAATTTTCACAGATACCGGGGAAAAATCAAGCCAATCTCTATCAAGTTAAAGTTTGGGAAAACCGTCTTCTGGCTATTGAACGACTCATCCGTTTTGGCGAAAGAAGATTAAATATGCGTCAAAGGAATGGTATTTAA